The following proteins come from a genomic window of Oikeobacillus pervagus:
- the spoIIIAE gene encoding stage III sporulation protein AE, which produces MQQISRLMLLLLLFCIGPEIVQAEEFSAKENNQDDQLVEQQLDDLGIEELKGYWEDMIDQYGGYLPEMQKGSFMELMKGEKQFSMEGWVKGIIKFAFQEIVLNGKLLGTIMMLTIFCMFLQSLQNAFEQGTISKIAYAIVFIVLIIMALNSFHSAMEYAEDAIERMIHFILALIPFLLALIATSGGFVSATFFHPVIIFLMNTSGMIVQYIVLPLLFLSTLLSIVSQLSVHYKVTQLAQLLRNWSIGILGAFMTIFLGVISVQGTSTAVTDGVAMRTAKFVTGNFVPVIGKMFTDAADTVVNASVLLKNTVGIAGVAILLIMTAFPAIKILIIALIYKFAAAILQPLGSGPIINCLDTISKSVIYIFASLAIVSIMFFLCITIIITAGNITMMVR; this is translated from the coding sequence ATGCAGCAAATATCACGATTAATGCTTTTGTTACTACTGTTTTGTATAGGGCCAGAAATTGTACAAGCAGAAGAGTTCTCAGCGAAGGAAAACAATCAGGATGATCAACTTGTGGAGCAACAACTTGATGATTTAGGAATTGAGGAATTAAAAGGATATTGGGAAGACATGATCGACCAATATGGTGGATATTTACCTGAGATGCAGAAGGGGTCTTTCATGGAACTAATGAAAGGCGAAAAGCAATTTTCAATGGAAGGTTGGGTAAAAGGAATCATTAAATTCGCCTTTCAAGAAATTGTTTTAAATGGAAAGCTCCTTGGAACCATCATGATGTTAACGATTTTTTGTATGTTTTTACAGTCATTGCAAAATGCATTTGAACAAGGAACGATTAGCAAAATTGCCTATGCGATAGTTTTTATTGTGTTAATTATTATGGCTTTAAATAGTTTTCACTCAGCGATGGAATATGCTGAAGATGCAATTGAACGAATGATCCATTTTATATTGGCACTAATCCCTTTTTTATTAGCATTAATTGCCACTTCAGGTGGATTTGTTTCAGCCACTTTCTTTCATCCAGTGATTATTTTTCTCATGAATACTAGTGGGATGATCGTTCAATATATTGTGTTGCCTTTGTTATTTTTAAGCACATTATTAAGTATTGTTAGTCAATTATCCGTTCATTATAAAGTAACCCAATTGGCCCAACTACTAAGAAATTGGAGCATCGGGATACTTGGAGCTTTTATGACCATTTTCCTAGGAGTTATATCGGTTCAAGGAACCTCCACAGCTGTTACGGATGGAGTTGCAATGAGAACAGCGAAATTTGTTACTGGGAACTTTGTGCCTGTCATCGGAAAAATGTTTACCGATGCAGCAGATACGGTTGTCAATGCATCGGTATTGCTAAAAAATACAGTTGGCATTGCAGGCGTAGCCATCTTATTGATTATGACAGCATTTCCCGCAATCAAGATTCTCATTATTGCTCTCATTTACAAATTTGCAGCTGCCATCCTACAACCTCTCGGGAGTGGTCCTATCATTAACTGTCTAGATACCATTAGCAAAAGTGTCATCTACATCTTCGCTTCACTTGCCATCGTTTCCATCATGTTTTTTCTATGTATCACCATTATTATTA
- the spoIIIAD gene encoding stage III sporulation protein AD encodes MLQIAGIAIITVFLTLILKEQKPNFAFLLVLFVGCGIFLFLIDRIYEIIKMIKGIAENANVNMMYVETILKIIGIAYIAEFASQITKDAGQGALAAKVELAGKILILAMAIPILTLLIETVISMIPSK; translated from the coding sequence ATTCTTCAAATCGCTGGAATTGCCATTATAACTGTTTTTCTAACCTTAATTTTAAAAGAACAAAAACCTAATTTTGCCTTTTTACTCGTCCTCTTTGTCGGTTGTGGAATCTTTTTATTTTTAATAGATAGAATATACGAAATTATCAAAATGATCAAAGGCATCGCAGAAAATGCCAATGTGAACATGATGTATGTTGAAACGATTTTGAAAATTATCGGGATTGCGTATATCGCTGAATTTGCTTCCCAAATTACGAAAGACGCGGGGCAGGGAGCATTGGCTGCAAAAGTAGAGTTAGCGGGGAAAATACTCATTTTAGCCATGGCGATCCCCATTTTAACCTTGTTAATTGAAACGGTTATTTCGATGATTCCATCTAAATAA
- the spoIIIAC gene encoding stage III sporulation protein AC, whose amino-acid sequence MGIEVDVIFKIAGVGIVVAFLHTILDQVGKKEYAQWVTLFGFIYILFMVASIVDDLFEKIKSVFLFH is encoded by the coding sequence ATGGGGATTGAAGTGGATGTGATCTTTAAGATTGCTGGTGTTGGAATCGTCGTCGCTTTTTTACATACGATTCTTGATCAGGTGGGGAAGAAGGAGTATGCCCAATGGGTGACATTATTTGGTTTCATTTATATTCTTTTTATGGTAGCCTCAATCGTTGACGATTTATTCGAAAAAATTAAATCCGTTTTTTTATTCCATTGA
- the spoIIIAB gene encoding stage III sporulation protein SpoIIIAB, which translates to MMKLVGAAIILITTTWIGFELARHLSERSKQLRLLKNGLQTLEAEIMYGHTPLHEASRKISNQLSVPISRLFHQFTHYLTTTETSVKAAWDMSLVDIKHQTALKTTDFEILQQFGETLGRHDRITQQKQILLALSYLEREEEYARENQLRYEKMIKSLSFLSGLLLIILLL; encoded by the coding sequence ATGATGAAATTAGTAGGAGCAGCTATCATATTGATCACCACGACATGGATCGGTTTTGAATTGGCCAGACATTTAAGTGAGCGTTCAAAACAATTACGGTTATTAAAAAATGGTCTTCAAACATTAGAAGCGGAAATTATGTACGGTCACACACCACTTCATGAAGCATCCCGGAAAATTTCCAATCAACTTTCCGTTCCTATTTCGAGATTGTTCCATCAGTTTACTCATTATTTAACAACTACTGAAACTTCAGTGAAAGCGGCCTGGGATATGAGTTTGGTTGACATTAAACATCAAACAGCATTAAAAACAACAGACTTTGAAATTTTGCAACAATTTGGGGAAACTCTTGGCCGACATGATCGAATCACTCAACAAAAGCAAATTTTACTTGCACTTTCCTATCTGGAGAGAGAAGAGGAATATGCAAGGGAGAACCAACTTCGCTATGAAAAAATGATCAAAAGCTTAAGTTTTTTATCCGGGCTCCTATTGATTATATTGCTTTTGTAA